The proteins below come from a single Danio aesculapii chromosome 23, fDanAes4.1, whole genome shotgun sequence genomic window:
- the slco4a1 gene encoding solute carrier organic anion transporter family member 4A1, protein MPHLLNNDTSFSSKQELLVLHNSPLGPSPDTPSPVESQDSGSGSPSGDAHTPLHNTGKLGLELTDPPIGLKFVPTDSENLCGWGALTPRCIQTFNTPRWVLFFLCVASFLQGMIINGFINTVITSIERRFDLRSYQAGLIASSYDIAACLCLTFVSYFGGTGHKPRWLGWGVLVMALGSLVFALPHFTTPAYQVRVPERLGLCSENHTETCVGEEGGLSAYRYVFMLGQFLHGVGATPLYTLGVTYLDENVKSNYAPVYIGIFYTAAIVGPAAGYLLGGFFLNIYTEIGQTTELTPENPLWVGAWWIGFLAGGAAALLIALPILGYPRQLPGSQRYVAMRVSEAHQLKDGSQVTASDPQFGKTVKDMPRSMLLLLKNPTFIFLCLAGATEATLIAGMSTFGPKFLESQFSLSASEAATWFGYMVVPAGGGGTFLGGFIIKKLNLRCRGIIRFCMLCALVSLMAIFIFLVHCPNVPMAGVTISYYSNVTHNHNSALYLQKDKNNSSFSDLSNLTVGCNVGCHCVEESFNPVCGADGVMYFSPCHAGCSSLNHTFGPRGRQVFSGCSCVAGNISWGEQGFAEEGRCVSSCNHMPAFLTFLFILIFFTFLCSIPALTATLRCVPDSQRSFGLGIQWIVVRTLGGIPGPIAFGSVIDISCLLWEEQCGEYGSCYLYHNSAMSQYSLVAGIIYKVLGTFFFLLATLLYQPPPESPQSSCESTDVGESRDLPIKDHPAEIISNPHAKL, encoded by the exons ATGCCCCACCTGTTGAACAATGACACTTCCTTCAGCTCCAAGCAAGAGCTTCTGGTCCTACATAACAGTCCATTGGGACCCAGTCCAGACACTCCCAGTCCTGTGGAGTCCCAGGACTCTGGTTCAGGCAGCCCGTCTGGAGATGCCCACACTCCACTCCACAATACAGGCAAACTAGGGCTGGAGCTCACAGATCCCCCAATTGGGTTGAAGTTTGTCCCAACAGACTCTGAGAATCTGTGTGGATGGGGAGCACTGACCCCGCGGTGTATCCAAACATTCAACACCCCACGATGGGTTCTGTTCTTCCTCTGTGTGGCCTCCTTCCTCCAGGGCATGATCATCAACGGCTTCATCAACACCGTCATCACCTCAATTGAGAGACGTTTTGACCTGCGCAGCTACCAG GCAGGACTCATTGCAAGCTCCTACGACATTGCTGCTTGTTTGTGCCTGACATTTGTGAGCTACTTTGGCGGTACTGGTCATAAGCCTCGATGGCTGGGTTGGGGTGTGCTTGTCATGGCTCTGGGCTCTCTAGTCTTTGCCTTGCCCCATTTTACCACACCGGCCTATCAGGTGAGAGTACCAGAGCGCCTGGGACTGTGCTCAGAAAATCACACAGAGACGTGCGTTGGCGAGGAAGGTGGGCTCTCGGCGTACCGATATGTGTTTATGCTGGGCCAGTTTCTTCATGGCGTTGGGGCAACCCCACTATACACCCTTGGGGTCACATACCTAGATGAGAATGTCAAGTCAAACTACGCACCAGTATATATAG GGATCTTCTACACAGCTGCCATTGTAGGACCTGCAGCCGGATACCTGCTGGGTGGATTCTTTCTCAACATTTACACTGAGATTGGCCAAAC GACAGAACTAACACCTGAAAACCCGCTGTGGGTTGGAGCTTGGTGGATTGGTTTCCTGGCAGGAGGGGCGGCAGCTCTGCTTATCGCTCTGCCTATTCTGGGTTACCCACGGCAGCTGCCAG GCTCTCAGCGCTATGTGGCCATGCGTGTCTCAGAGGCTCACCAGCTAAAGGATGGCAGTCAGGTCACAGCATCTGATCCTCAGTTTGGAAAAACTGTAAAAGACATGCCCAG GTCAATGCTGCTTCTATTAAAGAACCCTACCTTCATCTTTCTGTGTCTTGCTGGTGCTACAGAGGCCACTCTCATAGCTGGGATGTCCACGTTTGGCCCCAAATTTCTAGAATCTCAGTTTAGTCTGAGTGCTTCGGAGGCAGCAACCTGGTTTg GGTATATGGTAGTGCCAGCTGGCGGAGGTGGCACCTTCCTGGGTGGCTTCATTATAAAGAAGCTGAACCTTCGCTGTCGTGGGATCATCCGTTTctgcatgctgtgtgcacttgtCAGTCTCATGGCTATCTTCATCTTCTTGGTGCACTGTCCTAATGTGCCCATGGCTGGGGTAACCATCTCATACTACAGCAACGTAACACACAACCACAACAGCGCCCTCTACCTgcagaaagacaaaaacaacagcaG CTTCTCAGATCTGAGCAACCTGACCGTAGGCTGTAACGTTGGATGTCACTGTGTAGAGGAGTCATTCAACCCTGTGTGTGGTGCAGATGGAGTGATGTATTTCTCTCCCTGTCATGCCGGCTGCAGTTCCCTCAACCACACCTTTGGTCCAAGAGGCAGACAG GTGTTCTCTGGCTGCAGCTGTGTGGCTGGGAATATATCATGGGGAGAGCAGGGTTTTGCTGAAGAAGGGAGATGTGTGTCGTCCTGCAATCACATGCCGGCCTTCCTCACCTTCCTCTTCATCCTCATCTTCTTCACTTTCCTCTGCAGCATCCCTGCACTTACTGCCACACTGAG GTGTGTTCCTGACAGTCAGAGATCATTTGGACTGGGAATCCAGTGGATTGTGGTCAGAACTCTGGGTGGGATCCCGGGCCCCATAGCGTTCGGCTCTGTGATCGACATCTCCTGCCTGCTGTGGGAGGAGCAGTGTGGGGAATACGGTTCCTGTTACCTGTACCACAACTCAGCCATGAGTCAGTACTCGCTCGTCGCCGGCATCATCTACAAG GTTTTAGGCACTTTTTTCTTCTTGCTGGCCACCCTGCTTTACCAGCCGCCCCCTGAGTCTCCTCAGAGCAGCTGCGAGAGCACAGATGTAGGAGAGAGCAGAGACCTCCCCATCAAAGACCACCCTGCTGAAATCATCTCCAACCCACATGCCAAATTATGA